The Haemorhous mexicanus isolate bHaeMex1 chromosome 5, bHaeMex1.pri, whole genome shotgun sequence genome contains a region encoding:
- the PLEKHG7 gene encoding pleckstrin homology domain-containing family G member 7 — protein MQQPSSDYSPDLLKEACASVEPLDREADLHQENAAWSESSPQDVFSSSEMQTVAVCMDTTLPPGAYILQQGYTESSLLRLPTEECIGIHHAPFQFDRHARARISTSPTLRRLRMASASQALSFRDCSDTAQLGNQKEYTGSLQHICKSPPRCITISSLSLPSCVHAKLLSSKAKSERTAAVPESDLPSSKLPSREDPLSNDSPNEPPRNSWRANSATLPTRLPRPIPTLWGGVQVSGIGGCSLFFSLSYSVLVHHEPESGLPRQRSAERRRSSLVVSLPGLEVFPGDLLVSDSAMDYLPHSSFLLTAESKKSRWPFAKRGVGKDKQKQASDLESCLSTLKITDHCTDEFFCFKSKSWHEFINEQQTEQKDVNSQLEVKKEAAVWELFTSECTYFLDHLLVLKMIFMNTLKYLQSNEFLLDVDLWRLFANLEELNKISLSFLKMFFETVKKHVSKSASPMDFSSVLRTFFQGDLCQTHQIYCLNYTSAIFYLEKLRQREDFGIYLKWCEQNEQCKRLHLPELLVAPLHRLTRYPLLLNNIWKRSTDETEKSFIQSLKEKVEKSIRDLEGKVKWLDNFQKFRQLQEVIIWPQVWDRDKRFFVPECLKQNLRENSSENILSSANRLLLHEGKLMLADSTRLLDVYLFLFDDFLLITKIKRNKKKYGGSDTSLIPVCPSLTPELQSFIREGGFCTVLDQPIPLDRLILKNVEPVQVTVFSLRNAFLIQHENRYRQCIALFLLQAQTETAKKAWMSQIETAISNYTTQHETKKSTAFCFPVESSKI, from the exons ATGCAACAACCAAGCTCTGATTATTCTCCAGACCTGCTCAAAGAAGCCTGTGCCAGTGTGGAACCTCTAGACAGGGAAGCTGATCTCCatcaggaaaatgctgcttgGTCTGAGAGCAGCCCACAAGATGTCTTCAGTTCCTCTGAAATGCAGACAGTGGCAGTTTGTATGGACACCACCTTGCCTCCTGGGGCCTACATTCTCCAGCAAGGTTACACAGAGTCTTCACTTCTGAGGCTTCCTACGGAGGAGTGCATTGGGATCCACCATGCGCCTTTCCAGTTCGACCGCCATGCTCGGGCCAGAATTTCCACTTCTCCAACTTTAAGGCGCCTAAGGATGGCCTCTGCCTCACAAGCACTGTCATTTCGGGACTGTTctgacacagctcagctgggaaaTCAAAAGGAATACACTGGCTCTCTCCAACACATTTGTAAGAGTCCACCTCGGTGCATTACAATTTCTTCACTGTCGCTGCCTTCTTGTGTCCATGCAAAATTATTGTCATCCAAAGCCAAGTCTGAGAGAACTGCAGCAGTTCCAGAGTCTGACCTACCCAGTTCAAAGCTTCCAAGCAGAGAGGATCCCCTCAGCAATGACAGTCCCAATGAGCCACCCAGAAACTCTTGGAGAGCCAACTCTGCTACGCTTCCTACGAGACTCCCCCGCCCCATCCCTACACTTTGGGGAGGTGTCCAGGTAAGCGGAATAGGAGGATGCAGCCTCTTTTTTAGTCTTTCATATTCAGTGTTGGTCCATCATGAACCA GAGAGTGGACTGCCCAGGCAAAG ATCAGCCGAGCGCCGGCGCAGCTCCCTGGTAGTGAGCCTGCCGGGCCTCGAGGTGTTCCCTGGAGACCTGCTGGTGTCAGACAGTGCCATGGACTACCTGCCCCACTCATCCTTCCTGCTCACCGCAG AGTCCAAAAAGTCAAGGTGGCCATTTGCCAAAAGAGGAGTC GGTAAAGACAAACAGAAGCAAGCATCTGATCTGGAAAGTTGTCTTTCTACTCTTAAGATCACAGACCACTGCACAGAtgaatttttctgctttaag AGTAAATCTTGGCATGAATTTATAAATGAGCAACAGACTGAGCAGAAAGATGTCAACAGCCAGTTAGAAGtgaaaaaagaagcagcagtgtGGGAACTTTTCACAAGTGAATGCACTTACTTTCTGGACCATTTGCTGGTTCTCAAGATG atatttatgAACACTCTCAAATACCTCCAGAGCAATGAATTTCTCTTGGATGTGGATTTGTGGAGACTTTTTGCAAACTTAGAGGAGTTAAACAAG ATAAGTCTcagttttctgaaaatgttttttgaaacTGTGAAGAAGCACGTCAGCAAGTCAGCCTCTCCTATGGAtttcagctctgtgctcagaaCG tttttccaGGGTGACCTCTGCCAGACACACCAGATTTATTGCCTTAATTATACCTCTGCCATCTTCTACTTGGAAAAACTGAGACAGAGAGAAGATTTTGGCATCTACCTGAAG TGGTGTGAACAAAATGAACAGTGCAAGAGGTTGCATCTGCCAGAGCTCCTGGTCGCTCCTCTGCATCGACTGACGCGATATCCCCTCCTGCTCAACAACATCTGGAAGAGGAGCACTgatgaaacagagaaaagttTTATCCAGTCACTTAAAGAGAAGGTGGAAAAGTCTATAA GGGATCTGGAAGGTAAAGTCAAGTGGTTGGACAACTTTCAGAAGTTCAGGCAGCTGCAAGAGGTCATAATTTGGCCTCAGGTCTGGGATCGTGACAAAAGGTTCTTTGTCCCAGAG TGTTTGAAGCAAAACTTAAGagaaaacagcagtgaaaacaTTTTGTCTTCAGCGAACAGACTTCTCCTTCATGAAGGGAAGCTGATGCTAGCAG aCAGCACAAGACTCCTTGATGTCTACCTGTTTTTATTTGATGATTTCCTACTAATTACCAAAATTAAACGTAACAAAAAG AAATATGGAGGCTCAGACACCAGCTTAATCCCCGTTTGTCCTTCCCTCACTCCTGAGCTGCAGTCCTTCATAAGAGAGGGGGGATTTTGCACAGTCCTAGACCAGCCCATCCCACTAGACAGACTCATACTGAAAAATGTTGAACCCGTCCAAGTTACAG TCTTCAGCCTGCGAAATGCTTTTCTAATTCAGCATGAGAACAGGTATCGGCAGTGCATAGCACTCTTCTTGCTACAAGCTCAGACAGAGACTGCCAAG aaaGCATGGATGTCACAGATAGAAACAGCAATCTCCAATTACACCACACAACATGAAACCAAGAAAAGCACTGCCTTCTGCTTTCCTGTTGAATCCTCTAAAATTTAA